Proteins encoded in a region of the Candidatus Obscuribacter sp. genome:
- a CDS encoding tetratricopeptide repeat protein produces the protein MSLIKSKRFFFALALALSTGFSSGVRAQDNDLTFQSGVRAYNNNEFKNAINLFRSAQRESPYDFRPFYYEAMCFSKMGQTGAARTAFGTLINKFPDSEGAELARKALSIAPPGTQPVLLNGLKKLNSLTTDKLPKEVVLPAEDNDGKPVVTVKVGGHDVKMMINSDAKESMIGEKIAVSARLALVTTSGRSKNDEGAYVLYDIAAGAMSRAAMPVYISSKAKETAILGADFLSGYSLSYDKEAKTVKLSAIPGASDPFATGMKLFNLNKAREALPFLRKAAASRPQDPRALYCLAVCLQKTGFMEEARTTYRQVRKRFGNTEASFLAGAALEQLDPSYRQEMRAMEAAQRNNTGRDRLPKEELTEVPYTVENSRYKVTAYFDNQNTECYFEPNSPHCIFSLDQFRMIDSSYINDNTPRTETSDAPPDANQAILTTTYQIKLRSVKLGKAEQRNVPTVVSESRGLKGMAGNYGTFPRPILSGYVLNGLTWEFDTGRRVIKIWRKIP, from the coding sequence TTGTCACTTATTAAAAGCAAGCGCTTCTTCTTTGCCCTGGCCCTGGCGCTCAGCACTGGATTTAGCAGTGGTGTGCGGGCGCAGGACAATGACCTGACTTTTCAAAGCGGTGTGCGCGCATACAACAATAACGAATTCAAAAACGCTATCAATTTGTTTCGCTCTGCTCAAAGAGAATCACCATACGACTTTAGACCTTTTTATTACGAAGCTATGTGCTTTTCAAAGATGGGACAAACTGGTGCTGCCCGCACAGCCTTTGGCACATTGATAAACAAATTTCCAGACAGCGAAGGCGCTGAGTTGGCTCGCAAGGCGCTCTCTATTGCCCCTCCAGGCACTCAGCCAGTCCTTTTGAATGGTCTTAAAAAACTCAACAGTCTGACTACCGATAAATTGCCCAAAGAAGTTGTTTTGCCTGCCGAAGATAACGACGGCAAGCCTGTTGTCACCGTGAAGGTGGGTGGTCATGATGTCAAAATGATGATCAATAGTGACGCCAAAGAATCGATGATTGGCGAAAAAATAGCCGTCAGTGCCCGTCTTGCTCTGGTCACTACCAGTGGTCGCAGCAAAAATGATGAGGGTGCATATGTCTTGTATGACATCGCAGCCGGTGCCATGAGTAGAGCTGCTATGCCTGTCTATATTTCTAGCAAAGCTAAAGAAACGGCTATATTGGGAGCCGATTTTTTGAGTGGTTACAGCCTGTCGTATGACAAAGAAGCCAAAACAGTCAAATTGTCTGCTATACCTGGTGCCTCAGATCCTTTTGCCACTGGCATGAAGTTGTTCAACCTTAATAAGGCTAGAGAAGCCCTGCCATTTTTGCGCAAAGCGGCTGCCAGTCGTCCCCAGGATCCACGGGCACTATATTGTCTGGCTGTGTGCTTGCAAAAAACAGGCTTTATGGAAGAGGCAAGAACTACTTACAGACAGGTGCGCAAGCGCTTTGGTAATACCGAAGCCAGCTTTTTGGCTGGAGCTGCCCTTGAGCAACTCGATCCCAGCTATCGCCAGGAAATGAGAGCGATGGAAGCAGCACAACGTAACAATACTGGACGCGATCGTCTGCCTAAGGAAGAACTTACAGAAGTGCCTTATACCGTCGAAAATAGTCGCTATAAGGTCACTGCTTATTTTGATAATCAAAACACAGAGTGTTATTTTGAGCCCAACTCACCCCATTGCATCTTTTCGCTTGATCAATTTAGAATGATTGACTCTAGCTATATCAACGACAATACACCTCGCACCGAAACATCAGATGCGCCACCTGATGCTAACCAGGCGATACTGACCACTACCTATCAAATTAAACTTAGATCGGTCAAGCTGGGTAAAGCCGAACAAAGAAATGTGCCTACTGTGGTTAGCGAATCACGCGGTCTTAAGGGCATGGCTGGCAATTACGGTACTTTCCCCCGTCCTATCTTGAGTGGTTATGTACTCAATGGTCTGACCTGGGAATTTGATACTGGCCGTCGTGTTATAAAAATCTGGCGGAAAATTCCCTAG